A stretch of Arachis hypogaea cultivar Tifrunner chromosome 15, arahy.Tifrunner.gnm2.J5K5, whole genome shotgun sequence DNA encodes these proteins:
- the LOC112749288 gene encoding disease resistance protein RPV1-like, which translates to MVLLFLQSSSIAEFLHFSKMIRSIGATTAMALLDGEGMGVDSPSKTRRHSDKTRDSGRQVPSPIRGRMESTLIPTLKLKERTIASIIKSDDDTLVILDLDGDINDLQSGEEITHALFKAIQESRIAIIVLAPNYASFSFFLEELVHILHCIKRNNRFVLPVSFNVDPSDIRHLKNSFGEVMTKLENKYKNVMNKVDTWKKALKEVASLSGHHFKDGHRYEHEIIKNIVEDISIKIGRLPLPVADFPVGLEFPVSKVISLLEMDSTDQVHMERIHGIGGIGKITLALALYNLIADNFEGVCFLENLRETSQKYGLVHLQNNLFCKMLGKEGVKIIGVKEGISQIQRRLSQIKVLLILDDIDEHE; encoded by the exons ATGGTGTTGTTGTTCCTCCAAAGCTCTTCGATCGCTGAGTTCCTCCACTTTTCTAAAATGATTCGATCAATTGGAGCCACCACCGCCATGGCTCTTCTCGACGGTGAGGGAATGGGAGTTGATTCACCTTCCAAAACTCGCCGGCATTCGGACAAGACAAGAGACAGTGGAAGACAGGTTCCTTCTCCAATCC GAGGGAGAATGGAATCAACACTCATACCgacattgaaattgaaagaaagaacTATTGCCAGTATCATAAAAAGTGATGATGATACTCTCGTCATTTTGGATTTGGACGGTGATATTAATGAT CTTCAAAGTGGAGAGGAAATCACACATGCACTTTTCAAGGCAATTCAAGAGTCCAGGATTGCCATCATTGTGCTTGCTCCTAActatgcttctttttcttttttcttagagGAATTGGTCCATATTCTTCACTGCATCAAGAGAAACAATCGATTTGTTTTGCCGGTTTCCTTTAATGTGGATCCTTCTGATATTCGCCATCTGAAAAATAGTTTTGGAGAGGTAATGACTAAGCTTGAGAATAAATACAAGAATGTTATGAACAAGGTGGACACATGGAAGAAGGCTCTGAAAGAAGTAGCTAGTTTGTCTGGTCATCATTTCAAGGATGG GCATCGATATGAACATGAGATTATTAAAAACATCGTAGAAGACATTTCAATAAAGATTGGACGTCTACCTTTGCCAGTGGCTGACTTCCCTGTTGGACTTGAGTTTCCAGTGTCAAAAGTAATTTCCCTTTTAGAAATGGATTCTACTGATCAAGTTCACATGGAAAGGATACATGGAATTGGTGGCATAGGAAAAATAACACTTGCTCTTGCTCTTTATAACTTGATTGCTGACAATTTTGAAGGTGTGTGTTTTCTTGAAAACTTGAGAGAAACTTCACAAAAATATGGGTTGGTGCATCTTCAAAACAATCTTTTTTGTAAGATGTTAGGAAAGGAGGGAGTCAAGATAATAGGTGTTAAGGAAGGAATTTCACAGATACAACGTAGACTCAGTCAAATAAAAGTTCTTTTAATTCTGGATGATATTGATGAGCATGAATAG
- the LOC140179435 gene encoding S-protein homolog 5-like, which yields MTLSSSSLSKVVVTISMIMLILVSFNLNVAAIPWTIRVTMNNKLNNMQLGIECKDKHWDSGFKVVPVGQSWSFYFHPNPFWFRSLFFCTFNWYEGGGVHHFDIYDAKRDVNVCKECIWDISKTGPCRVSGFAAPICYPWKST from the coding sequence ATGACGCTCTCATCATCGTCACTCTCTAAGGTTGTAGTAACAATTTCCATGATAATGCTCATACTTGTTTCTTTCAATCTCAACGTTGCTGCTATTCCTTGGACCATTCGTGTGACCATGAACAACAAACTGAACAATATGCAGCTTGGTATTGAATGCAAGGATAAACACTGGGATTCAGGGTTCAAAGTAGTTCCAGTTGGTCAAAGTTGGAGTTTTTATTTCCATCCAAACCCTTTTTGGTTCAGATCATTGTTCTTCTGTACCTTTAATTGGTATGAGGGGGGAGGAGTACATCACTTTGATATTTATGATGCTAAACGTGATGTTAATGTATGCAAAGAATGTATTTGGGACATCTCCAAAACTGGTCCATGTAGGGTTTCGGGTTTTGCTGCTCCTATATGTTATCCCTGGAAAAGtacttaa